In Anaerolineales bacterium, the following proteins share a genomic window:
- the pyrF gene encoding orotidine-5'-phosphate decarboxylase translates to METFFTFLEKRVDDCSSLLCVGLDPHVSELREPSPASALDFCLTLIEATAPYAAAFKPNAAFFEVFGAEGWTALKEVVSAIHDESKRLGSKIPIVLDAKRGDIASTAEAYAKSAFETLGVDCITLSPYLGKDSIEPFLNYSERGVFLLCKTSNAGSGDLQDLIVENRKWKVENASLSTFHLYEHVAHLAQTWNTKNNIGLVVGATHIEALKRVRAAAPDLWFLTPGVGAQGGELESALQAGLRSDGSGMLIPISRGISRAENPKLAAAELRDEMLNIKRQLRK, encoded by the coding sequence ATGGAAACTTTTTTTACTTTTTTGGAAAAACGCGTCGACGACTGCTCGTCCCTCTTATGCGTGGGACTCGACCCACACGTGAGCGAACTTAGGGAGCCTTCTCCCGCGTCTGCCCTGGATTTCTGCCTGACTCTGATCGAGGCGACCGCTCCCTACGCCGCGGCGTTCAAGCCTAACGCGGCATTCTTCGAAGTCTTCGGCGCCGAAGGGTGGACAGCGCTCAAGGAAGTCGTGTCTGCCATCCACGATGAGTCGAAGCGGCTGGGGTCGAAGATTCCCATCGTCCTCGATGCCAAGCGCGGCGACATCGCCTCCACAGCCGAAGCCTACGCCAAATCCGCTTTTGAAACTCTCGGTGTGGACTGCATCACATTGAGCCCGTATCTCGGCAAAGATTCGATCGAGCCGTTTTTGAATTATTCTGAGCGAGGCGTGTTCCTGTTGTGCAAGACGAGTAACGCGGGGAGCGGCGATTTGCAAGACTTGATTGTGGAGAATAGAAAGTGGAAAGTGGAGAATGCTTCACTTTCTACTTTCCATCTCTATGAACACGTTGCCCATCTCGCCCAAACATGGAACACCAAAAACAACATCGGACTCGTCGTCGGCGCGACACACATCGAAGCGTTGAAGCGCGTCCGTGCCGCCGCGCCAGACTTGTGGTTCCTCACCCCAGGCGTCGGCGCGCAAGGCGGCGAACTCGAATCCGCTTTGCAGGCAGGCTTGAGGTCCGATGGAAGCGGGATGTTGATTCCCATTTCGAGAGGCATCTCGCGGGCGGAGAATCCTAAATTAGCAGCGGCAGAGTTGCGGGATGAGATGTTGAACATTAAGAGGCAATTGAGAAAATAA